One window of Corynebacterium doosanense CAU 212 = DSM 45436 genomic DNA carries:
- a CDS encoding SDR family NAD(P)-dependent oxidoreductase, with product MARKQQTRIAGSSALVTGASSGIGREICRELARRGVARLVIVARREAELRALATELARPGLEVQVRPVDLADPVAAAALVEDIAADPVDILCLGAGFGDHVLFDRSEWSRIASMVQVNLTSVLQLVHGLLPGMIARRRGALMIISSGSGYTHMPMSTTYATTKHALAGFCANLRLDLTGTPVTVTEVAPGPVPTGFDVAAGAEAGLDSQVPAFMVIDAKRCAIEAVDGLERGEALVWPGRGYRALMRLVGVMPRPIQRAMFARSGSVSARQRI from the coding sequence ATGGCCCGCAAACAGCAGACACGCATCGCCGGTTCCTCCGCCCTCGTCACCGGGGCCTCCTCCGGGATCGGGCGGGAGATCTGCCGGGAGCTCGCCCGCCGGGGTGTGGCGCGGCTGGTGATCGTCGCGCGCCGGGAGGCGGAGCTCCGCGCGCTGGCCACGGAACTCGCCCGCCCGGGACTCGAGGTCCAGGTGCGGCCCGTCGACCTGGCGGACCCGGTCGCGGCTGCGGCTCTCGTCGAGGACATCGCCGCCGACCCCGTGGACATCCTCTGCCTGGGCGCCGGGTTCGGTGACCACGTGCTCTTCGACCGCTCGGAGTGGTCGCGAATCGCGTCGATGGTCCAGGTCAACCTCACCTCCGTGCTCCAGCTCGTCCACGGGCTGCTGCCGGGGATGATCGCGCGCCGTCGTGGGGCCCTGATGATCATCAGCTCCGGCAGCGGATACACCCACATGCCCATGTCCACCACCTACGCCACCACCAAACATGCACTCGCCGGGTTCTGCGCCAACCTCCGACTCGACCTCACCGGCACTCCCGTCACCGTCACCGAGGTCGCGCCCGGGCCCGTGCCCACCGGGTTCGACGTGGCCGCCGGTGCGGAGGCGGGGTTGGATTCCCAGGTGCCCGCGTTCATGGTCATCGATGCGAAGCGCTGCGCGATCGAGGCGGTGGACGGACTGGAACGCGGTGAGGCCCTGGTCTGGCCGGGGCGCGGCTACCGGGCCCTCATGCGGCTGGTCGGCGTGATGCCCCGGCCGATTCAGCGGGCGATGTTCGCGCGTTCGGGCTCCGTGTCGGCGCGGCAACGGATATAG
- a CDS encoding cation:proton antiporter has translation MTYLFMLIGLLLATVIVAALGDRFGLPWPALLTVVVAPALFIPGVPDWQIPADLMLPIFLPPLLWSLARRTSWGMIKAQSSVIWSMSIVLVFLTIAALTGTALIMLPGIGIAAAIVLAAALAPPDPVAVDAVAGPAGIPRRITGTLQTEGLFNDAASIVTFHAALSALLAGSHVDIGRGFVEFVYSSVAAVLLGLIVGRVSAWFIDHVADHAARNALTWVIPFAVYILAEEIHASGVIAIVIAAVEMHSRATVTSEDRLSGHSFWETVEMLFTGVAFGLIGLSFRSAIETVGSELWHAVLVGVVLSAVAFAVRFAWMWVIYRLNVAKGKISSAPLRMQEVLLMAWSGMRGLVTLALVLSIPAGAFDFHHELTVIALTVLVCTMVIPGLLLPWLVGVLDLDSGPDAAGDRAVALLNVRAREAAQNAVIAKARELPPEQLEAVQHWMDQQLIQEEIDPQGYQERREKLEKMRAKSQMARIDALKAAEAEMLKARAEPGINPAYVDEVLADIDRMLIAAGGPGPRGAGEDISEMVHERKMQYLASRKNRELEPGTVDEDRTQH, from the coding sequence GTGACCTATCTCTTCATGCTCATCGGCCTTCTGCTGGCCACCGTCATCGTCGCCGCGCTCGGTGATCGCTTCGGATTGCCGTGGCCGGCGCTGCTGACCGTTGTGGTCGCCCCGGCGCTGTTCATTCCGGGGGTCCCGGACTGGCAGATCCCGGCCGACCTCATGCTGCCCATCTTCCTGCCGCCCCTGCTGTGGTCGCTGGCCAGGCGCACGAGCTGGGGAATGATCAAGGCCCAGTCGAGTGTCATCTGGTCCATGTCCATCGTGCTGGTGTTCCTCACCATCGCCGCGCTCACCGGGACCGCGCTGATCATGCTCCCGGGCATCGGCATCGCCGCCGCGATCGTCCTGGCCGCGGCGCTGGCGCCGCCGGATCCCGTGGCGGTCGACGCCGTCGCCGGCCCAGCCGGGATTCCCCGCCGCATCACCGGCACGCTGCAGACGGAGGGCCTGTTCAACGACGCGGCATCCATCGTCACCTTCCACGCCGCACTGTCCGCCCTGCTCGCGGGTTCACACGTGGACATCGGGCGCGGATTCGTGGAATTTGTGTACTCGTCCGTGGCAGCGGTGCTGCTGGGCCTGATCGTCGGGCGGGTCTCCGCCTGGTTCATCGACCACGTCGCCGACCATGCCGCACGCAACGCGTTGACCTGGGTGATCCCCTTCGCCGTCTACATCCTCGCGGAGGAGATCCACGCGTCCGGCGTCATCGCCATCGTCATCGCCGCGGTGGAGATGCACTCCCGGGCCACCGTGACCTCGGAGGACCGGCTCTCCGGACACTCGTTCTGGGAGACCGTGGAGATGCTCTTCACCGGCGTCGCCTTCGGCCTCATCGGCCTGTCCTTCCGCTCCGCCATCGAGACGGTCGGGTCGGAGCTGTGGCACGCCGTGCTGGTGGGCGTGGTGCTCTCTGCCGTGGCGTTTGCGGTGCGTTTCGCCTGGATGTGGGTGATCTATCGCCTCAACGTGGCCAAGGGGAAGATCTCCAGCGCGCCGCTGCGCATGCAGGAGGTGCTGCTCATGGCCTGGTCGGGAATGCGCGGGCTGGTCACGCTCGCGCTGGTGCTGTCCATCCCCGCCGGGGCGTTCGACTTCCACCATGAACTGACGGTCATCGCCCTCACCGTTCTGGTGTGCACGATGGTCATCCCCGGCCTCCTGCTGCCCTGGCTGGTCGGGGTCCTCGACCTCGACAGCGGACCCGACGCCGCCGGCGACCGCGCCGTCGCCCTGCTCAACGTGCGCGCCCGAGAGGCCGCGCAGAACGCGGTCATCGCCAAGGCCAGGGAACTGCCACCCGAGCAGCTCGAGGCCGTCCAGCACTGGATGGACCAGCAGCTCATCCAGGAGGAGATCGACCCGCAGGGTTACCAGGAGCGCCGGGAGAAGCTCGAGAAGATGCGCGCCAAGTCCCAGATGGCCCGCATCGACGCGCTCAAGGCCGCAGAGGCGGAGATGCTCAAGGCCCGCGCCGAGCCGGGCATCAACCCGGCGTACGTCGACGAGGTCCTGGCGGACATCGACCGCATGCTCATCGCCGCGGGCGGGCCGGGTCCCCGGGGCGCCGGTGAGGACATTTCCGAGATGGTGCATGAGCGCAAGATGCAGTACCTCGCCAGCCGGAAAAACCGGGAGCTGGAACCGGGCACCGTGGATGAGGACCGCACGCAGCACTGA
- a CDS encoding ABC-F family ATP-binding cassette domain-containing protein, producing the protein MTATLVARDLAGGFGHRTLFESLDLTVTTGDVIGVVGANGAGKSTLLSLLAGAATPLVGSVSLSPADAFVGWLPQEHERVDGESVADYIARRTGCTEATTEMEETAGHLGTSREADDAYAVALDRWLASGAADLEDRIPAVLADLGFDLPQSTPMTALSGGQAARVGLAALLLSRFDIVLLDEPTNDLDLDGLERLEEFVRSLRGGVVLVSHDREFLARCVTTVLELDLAQNSTRVYGGGYESYLQERAVLRAHARERYEEFADKKADLVSRARTQREWSSKGVRNAIKAAPDNDKLRRKAAQDSSEKQAQKVRQMESRIARLEEVAEPRKEWVLDFHIAQAPRSGTVVSTLNATVVKQETFTLGPVSLQINAGERVGITGPNGAGKSTLLRALLDESALGAGVVVGEIDQAREVLAGDRALAEVFAEQVPDSTESEVRTLLAKFGLGADHVNRSVDDLSPGERTRAGLALLQARGINLLVLDEPTNHLDLPAIEQLEKALETFDGTLLLVTHDRRMLESVRLDRHLRVEAGQVTER; encoded by the coding sequence ATGACAGCGACGCTCGTGGCCCGGGACCTGGCCGGAGGCTTCGGCCACCGCACCCTCTTTGAATCCCTCGACCTCACGGTCACCACCGGCGACGTCATCGGCGTCGTCGGTGCCAACGGTGCCGGCAAATCCACGCTGCTCTCCCTGCTGGCGGGCGCCGCGACACCGTTGGTGGGGAGCGTGTCTCTTTCCCCGGCGGACGCCTTCGTGGGCTGGCTGCCCCAGGAACACGAGCGGGTCGACGGCGAGAGCGTCGCCGACTACATCGCCCGGCGTACCGGCTGCACGGAAGCCACCACGGAGATGGAGGAGACGGCCGGACACCTCGGAACTTCCCGTGAGGCCGACGACGCCTACGCCGTCGCGCTCGACCGGTGGCTCGCCAGCGGCGCGGCGGACCTCGAGGACCGCATCCCCGCGGTGCTCGCCGACCTCGGCTTCGACCTACCGCAGTCGACACCCATGACGGCGCTCTCCGGCGGGCAGGCGGCGCGGGTGGGCCTGGCGGCGCTGCTGCTCTCACGTTTCGACATCGTGCTTCTCGACGAGCCCACCAACGACCTTGATCTGGACGGCCTGGAACGCCTCGAGGAATTCGTCCGCAGCCTCCGCGGGGGAGTGGTGCTGGTCAGCCACGACCGTGAGTTCCTTGCCCGCTGCGTCACCACCGTCCTCGAGCTCGACCTCGCCCAGAACTCCACCCGGGTCTACGGCGGCGGTTACGAGTCCTACCTGCAGGAGCGGGCCGTGCTCCGCGCGCATGCCCGGGAGCGCTACGAGGAGTTCGCCGACAAGAAGGCCGACCTGGTCTCCCGCGCCCGCACCCAGCGGGAGTGGAGCAGCAAGGGGGTGCGCAACGCCATCAAGGCCGCGCCGGACAACGACAAGCTGCGCAGGAAGGCCGCCCAGGACTCCAGCGAGAAACAGGCGCAGAAGGTCCGGCAGATGGAGAGCCGCATCGCCCGGCTGGAGGAGGTGGCCGAGCCCCGGAAGGAATGGGTGCTGGACTTCCACATCGCGCAGGCACCCCGCTCGGGCACGGTGGTGTCCACGTTGAACGCGACCGTCGTTAAGCAGGAAACCTTCACCCTGGGGCCGGTGTCACTGCAGATCAACGCCGGGGAACGGGTCGGGATCACCGGCCCCAACGGGGCCGGGAAGTCGACGCTGCTGCGCGCGCTGCTGGACGAGTCGGCCCTGGGCGCCGGGGTTGTCGTCGGCGAGATCGACCAGGCTAGGGAGGTGCTGGCGGGTGACCGTGCGCTGGCGGAGGTGTTCGCGGAGCAGGTGCCCGACTCCACGGAGAGTGAGGTGCGCACCCTGCTGGCCAAGTTCGGTCTCGGGGCGGACCACGTCAACCGCAGCGTGGATGACCTCTCGCCGGGGGAGCGCACCCGCGCCGGGCTGGCGCTGCTCCAGGCCCGCGGCATCAACCTGCTGGTGCTCGACGAGCCCACCAACCACCTCGACCTGCCCGCCATCGAGCAGCTGGAGAAAGCGCTGGAGACCTTCGACGGCACGCTGCTGCTGGTCACGCACGACCGCCGGATGCTGGAATCCGTGCGTCTGGACCGGCACCTGCGGGTCGAGGCTGGGCAGGTCACCGAGCGATAG
- a CDS encoding VOC family protein, which yields MTTRVSAYISLPGQTAEAFTHWHEVFGGELNILKYADQPMEGMPFEPDPNAVAHATLNFPGGSIAGGDSMDPENTYPVEGTAYSLLVTVDSPEEGRELIAKIVDAGGEVGMPFEQAPWGDFYGSVFDKFRVMWSFSTS from the coding sequence ATGACCACACGTGTGTCCGCCTACATCTCCCTGCCCGGCCAGACGGCCGAGGCCTTCACCCACTGGCACGAGGTCTTCGGCGGCGAGCTGAACATCCTCAAGTACGCCGATCAGCCCATGGAGGGCATGCCCTTCGAGCCGGACCCGAACGCCGTCGCCCACGCCACCCTGAACTTCCCCGGTGGATCGATCGCCGGTGGGGACTCCATGGATCCGGAGAACACCTACCCGGTCGAGGGCACCGCCTACTCTCTGCTGGTCACCGTGGATTCCCCGGAGGAGGGCCGCGAGCTCATCGCCAAGATCGTCGACGCCGGCGGCGAGGTGGGAATGCCCTTCGAGCAGGCTCCCTGGGGTGACTTCTACGGCTCCGTCTTCGACAAGTTCCGTGTGATGTGGTCCTTCTCCACCAGTTAG
- a CDS encoding SDR family NAD(P)-dependent oxidoreductase produces MAEKDFTGTSVIVTGGGSGIGRQVAHQVAARGGRVIVADIADSATTVAEEIRAAGGAAEAVVGDITDQAVVDELVAAAGAGSIALVNNAGVMDQFAGAQGTDDAIWQRCLNINVTAPFMLTRAVLPVMRENGGGAIVNVGSAASIRGAAAGAAYTASKHALAGLTKNTAYTYGRENVRCNLVAPGGVDTNIMSSIDPAGIDPSAGLGILKPIHDSAIRNARPEETAAAIVFLLSPAASNVNGAIIPVDGGWAAG; encoded by the coding sequence ATGGCCGAGAAGGATTTCACCGGAACCAGCGTCATTGTCACCGGAGGTGGATCGGGGATCGGCCGTCAGGTCGCCCACCAGGTCGCCGCCCGTGGTGGGCGCGTGATCGTCGCCGACATCGCGGACTCGGCCACCACGGTCGCGGAGGAGATCCGGGCGGCCGGGGGAGCGGCGGAGGCGGTCGTCGGCGACATCACCGATCAGGCCGTGGTGGACGAGCTGGTGGCCGCAGCCGGCGCAGGCAGTATCGCCCTGGTGAACAACGCAGGCGTCATGGACCAGTTCGCCGGGGCGCAGGGCACCGACGACGCCATCTGGCAGCGCTGCCTGAACATCAACGTCACCGCTCCGTTCATGCTCACCCGCGCGGTGCTGCCCGTGATGCGGGAGAACGGTGGCGGGGCGATCGTCAACGTGGGTTCTGCGGCGTCGATACGCGGCGCGGCTGCGGGCGCCGCCTACACGGCCTCGAAGCACGCCCTCGCCGGGCTGACCAAAAACACGGCGTACACCTACGGCCGGGAAAATGTCCGGTGCAACCTCGTGGCGCCCGGGGGTGTGGACACCAACATCATGAGCTCGATCGATCCCGCAGGCATCGATCCCTCCGCGGGCCTCGGGATTCTCAAGCCGATCCACGACTCCGCCATCCGCAACGCACGGCCCGAGGAGACCGCGGCGGCCATCGTGTTCCTCCTGTCCCCGGCAGCCAGCAACGTCAACGGCGCGATCATTCCCGTCGACGGTGGCTGGGCGGCGGGATAG